One Actinosynnema pretiosum DNA segment encodes these proteins:
- a CDS encoding MFS transporter, with translation MRLYLLCAGLARLADEMVAVTLVLLALERTGSSALSGLVVAAYTIPSVVSGPLLGAWLDRTAHPVATLAGNQFALAASALAMALLPSTPALAASAFLAGLALPLTSGGFTSLVPRLATDLPRSTSDDALLFTAAAIGGPALAGVLAATSGPVTAVLVIAALALTGGLCTLRLRVPPHPPADHPPLVVALRRGLRHLAATPPLRGTTIASALGYGAVGLLATALPARLTELDGTPHRLGLLMAVLETGCAAGLLALRRHLARWPPERVVLTALALYGAALATWPLASTIWTLLPLVALTGLVDAPVLPATISARQRYTPPALLGQLSTTGASLKIGTYALGAAAGGALLSTWPPSGVIWLAAAGQVIAATLGAAATTNRKTLRVTP, from the coding sequence ATGCGGCTGTACCTGCTGTGCGCGGGCCTGGCCAGACTCGCCGACGAGATGGTCGCCGTGACCCTGGTGCTGCTCGCGCTGGAGCGAACCGGCAGCTCAGCACTATCCGGCCTGGTGGTCGCCGCGTACACGATCCCGTCGGTGGTGTCAGGCCCACTGCTGGGCGCCTGGCTGGACCGCACCGCGCATCCCGTGGCCACCCTGGCAGGCAACCAGTTCGCACTAGCCGCCTCGGCTCTGGCCATGGCACTCCTGCCGAGCACGCCCGCACTAGCCGCTTCGGCGTTCCTGGCAGGCTTGGCCCTCCCCCTGACCAGCGGCGGCTTCACCAGCCTGGTCCCCAGACTCGCCACCGACCTCCCCCGCTCGACCTCGGACGACGCCCTGCTGTTCACCGCCGCAGCCATCGGCGGCCCGGCGCTGGCCGGCGTGCTGGCCGCGACGAGCGGACCGGTGACCGCGGTGCTGGTGATCGCGGCACTGGCCCTGACAGGCGGCCTGTGCACGCTACGGCTACGCGTCCCACCACACCCACCGGCCGACCACCCGCCCCTGGTCGTCGCCCTGCGCCGAGGTCTGCGCCACCTCGCGGCGACCCCACCGCTGCGCGGCACGACGATCGCCTCGGCACTGGGGTACGGCGCGGTGGGCCTGCTGGCGACGGCACTCCCAGCACGCCTGACCGAACTGGACGGCACCCCACACCGCCTGGGCCTGCTCATGGCCGTGCTGGAGACCGGATGCGCAGCAGGCCTCCTAGCACTGCGCCGCCACCTGGCCCGCTGGCCCCCGGAACGCGTAGTGCTCACAGCACTGGCCCTCTACGGCGCAGCCCTGGCCACCTGGCCACTGGCGAGCACCATCTGGACCCTGCTGCCCCTGGTAGCCCTCACCGGCCTGGTGGACGCCCCCGTCCTCCCGGCGACGATCAGCGCCAGGCAGCGCTACACCCCACCCGCCCTGCTGGGCCAGCTCTCCACGACAGGCGCAAGCCTGAAGATCGGCACGTACGCACTGGGCGCAGCAGCAGGCGGCGCCCTGCTGTCGACCTGGCCCCCGTCAGGGGTGATCTGGCTGGCCGCCGCAGGGCAGGTGATCGCTGCGACGCTCGGAGCAGCCGCCACTACGAACCGGAAAACCCTTCGCGTGACGCCCTAG
- a CDS encoding acyl-CoA thioesterase — protein sequence MADPRPAHVHRIRVRPVDCDRRGVVHASRYPIFFEAAMVETVRSLLGSYRELEKHGVEFAVAETSVRYLGEAGFDDMMRINVRVRTLGSTTMTLGFEAEVDGTPVAVGWTRYTACGTPEPRHTPIPDELRRALEQRTRATRNGHGSTTTPLTKRP from the coding sequence ATGGCCGATCCCCGCCCCGCCCACGTGCACCGCATCCGGGTCCGCCCGGTCGACTGCGACCGGCGGGGCGTGGTGCACGCGTCCCGCTACCCGATCTTCTTCGAGGCAGCGATGGTGGAGACGGTCAGGTCGCTGCTCGGCTCGTACCGGGAGCTGGAGAAGCACGGCGTGGAGTTCGCAGTGGCCGAGACGTCGGTGCGCTACCTGGGCGAGGCGGGCTTCGACGACATGATGCGCATCAACGTGCGAGTGCGCACCCTGGGCAGCACGACGATGACCCTGGGCTTCGAGGCCGAGGTGGACGGAACCCCGGTAGCGGTCGGCTGGACCCGCTACACCGCCTGCGGCACCCCGGAACCCAGACACACCCCGATCCCGGACGAACTGCGGCGAGCCCTGGAACAACGCACCCGAGCCACCCGCAACGGCCACGGCAGCACCACGACACCCCTCACCAAACGCCCCTAA
- a CDS encoding MFS transporter — protein MTTVNAPTGTSHRWTLLVTVALGLLMITLDNSVLYTALPTLTEDLGAGATQSLWIINAYPLVMAGLLLGAGTLGDRVGHRLMFLVGLVLFGAASVVAAFATSPEVLIAARAVLAVGAATMMPATLALIRLSFTDERERNLAIAVWGSVAVVGAALGPVLGGLLLRHFWWGSVFLVNVPVVLVALVATALVAPKGVADRSKQWDALSSLQVMVGLVGLVLVVKELAAATVSLPVLAVALPASAAGFWAFARRQRSLAHPLLDFALFRNPVFLAGALSAGVAMFAMAGVQLVTTQRFQLVAGFSPLEAGLVVATAAAGSLVTGLLGGAFLHVVGLRVLIVGGLAVTAVGVVWTALALPAGLGWLIAGLVVAGLGMGGVMGVASSAIIGSAPAHRAGMASSVEEVSYEFGSLTAVALLGSLLTGVYSAVVDLPGDAPQAARESLAGAVTSANGDRSVLEPAFAAFDTGFTWVLLVAAGVLVAGAVAAAVLLRGDRGRAGTISGH, from the coding sequence ATGACGACGGTGAACGCGCCCACCGGCACGTCCCACCGGTGGACCCTGCTGGTCACGGTCGCGCTGGGCCTGCTGATGATCACCTTGGACAACTCGGTGCTCTACACCGCCCTGCCCACCCTGACCGAGGACCTGGGGGCCGGCGCCACCCAGAGCCTGTGGATCATCAACGCGTACCCGCTGGTCATGGCCGGTCTGCTGCTCGGCGCGGGCACCCTCGGCGACCGCGTCGGCCACCGCCTGATGTTCCTGGTCGGCCTCGTGCTGTTCGGCGCCGCCTCGGTCGTGGCCGCCTTCGCCACCTCCCCCGAGGTCCTGATCGCGGCCCGCGCCGTGCTGGCCGTGGGCGCCGCGACGATGATGCCCGCGACGCTCGCCCTGATCCGCCTGTCCTTCACCGACGAGCGCGAGCGCAACCTCGCGATCGCCGTGTGGGGCAGCGTCGCCGTGGTCGGCGCGGCGCTCGGCCCGGTGCTGGGCGGCCTGCTGCTGCGGCACTTCTGGTGGGGCTCGGTGTTCCTGGTCAACGTGCCGGTGGTGCTCGTGGCGCTCGTCGCGACCGCGCTGGTGGCCCCGAAGGGCGTCGCCGACCGCTCGAAGCAGTGGGACGCGTTGTCATCGTTGCAGGTCATGGTCGGTCTGGTCGGCCTGGTGCTGGTGGTCAAGGAGCTGGCGGCGGCCACCGTCTCGCTGCCGGTGCTGGCCGTGGCGCTGCCCGCGTCGGCCGCGGGGTTCTGGGCGTTCGCCCGCCGCCAGCGCTCGCTCGCGCACCCGCTGCTGGACTTCGCGCTGTTCCGGAACCCGGTGTTCCTGGCGGGCGCGCTGAGCGCGGGCGTGGCGATGTTCGCGATGGCGGGCGTGCAGCTGGTGACGACGCAGCGGTTCCAGCTCGTCGCCGGGTTCAGCCCGCTCGAAGCCGGGCTGGTGGTCGCCACCGCCGCCGCCGGTTCGCTGGTCACCGGCCTCCTCGGCGGGGCGTTCCTGCACGTCGTGGGCTTGCGCGTGCTGATCGTGGGCGGTCTTGCCGTGACGGCGGTGGGCGTGGTGTGGACGGCGCTGGCGCTGCCCGCCGGGCTCGGCTGGCTGATCGCGGGACTGGTGGTCGCGGGCCTGGGCATGGGCGGGGTGATGGGCGTGGCGTCGTCGGCGATCATCGGCAGCGCGCCCGCGCACCGGGCCGGGATGGCCTCGTCGGTCGAGGAGGTGTCCTACGAGTTCGGCAGCCTCACCGCCGTGGCGCTGCTGGGCAGCCTGCTCACCGGCGTGTACAGCGCCGTCGTCGACCTGCCCGGTGACGCGCCGCAGGCCGCGCGGGAGAGCCTGGCCGGGGCCGTGACCAGCGCGAACGGTGACCGGTCGGTGCTGGAACCGGCGTTCGCGGCGTTCGACACCGGGTTCACCTGGGTGCTGCTCGTCGCGGCCGGGGTGCTGGTGGCGGGCGCGGTGGCCGCGGCGGTCCTGCTCCGGGGTGACCGGGGTCGGGCTGGGACGATCAGCGGGCACTGA
- a CDS encoding YebC/PmpR family DNA-binding transcriptional regulator: MSGHSKWATTKHKKAAIDAKRGKLFARLIKNIEVAARTGGGDPDGNPTLYDAIQKARKNSVPLDNIERARKRGGGEEAGGADWQTIMYEGYGPNGVAVLVECLTDNRNRAASEVRTAMTRNGGQMADPGSVSYMFARKGVVIVPKNDGLTEDDLLMAVLDAGAEEVNDLGDNFEVVSEAGDLIPVRKALQDAGHDYESADANFLPSVSVPLDAEGARKIFKLIDALEDCDDVQNVFANFDVSDEVMAEVDA, from the coding sequence ATGAGCGGCCACTCCAAGTGGGCGACCACCAAGCACAAGAAGGCCGCAATCGACGCCAAGCGCGGCAAGCTCTTCGCGCGGTTGATCAAAAACATCGAGGTGGCGGCCCGCACCGGCGGCGGCGACCCCGACGGCAACCCCACGCTGTACGACGCCATCCAGAAGGCCCGCAAGAACTCGGTCCCGCTGGACAACATCGAGCGCGCCCGCAAGCGCGGCGGTGGTGAGGAAGCCGGTGGCGCCGACTGGCAGACCATCATGTACGAGGGCTACGGCCCGAACGGCGTCGCGGTCCTGGTCGAGTGCCTGACCGACAACCGCAACCGCGCGGCCAGCGAGGTCCGCACCGCGATGACCCGCAACGGCGGCCAGATGGCCGACCCCGGCTCGGTGTCCTACATGTTCGCCCGCAAGGGCGTCGTGATCGTGCCCAAGAACGACGGGCTCACCGAGGACGACCTGCTCATGGCGGTGCTGGACGCGGGCGCCGAGGAGGTCAACGACCTCGGTGACAACTTCGAGGTCGTCTCCGAGGCGGGCGACCTGATCCCGGTCCGCAAGGCGCTGCAGGACGCCGGTCACGACTACGAGTCGGCCGACGCGAACTTCCTGCCGTCCGTGTCGGTCCCGCTGGACGCCGAGGGCGCGCGCAAGATCTTCAAGCTGATCGACGCGCTGGAGGACTGCGACGACGTGCAGAACGTCTTCGCGAACTTCGACGTCTCCGACGAGGTCATGGCCGAGGTCGACGCCTAG
- a CDS encoding DUF4262 domain-containing protein: MSTPALNPGEENLRRWLLEQAEVHGHAIINVPQDDEGAMYSFSVGAWRRFGVAEAVVVGLDHEYAEVLIRAYVDRASRGERFLPGKLYFDFLENAPVTFERVFRGFYPEFLGSAFLLYGSGDFAAVQILVPSGDGKWPWQRDAPPGFADWQLLLTESGRPESWAPGVSGP; the protein is encoded by the coding sequence GTGTCGACACCCGCGCTGAACCCAGGGGAAGAGAACCTCCGCCGCTGGCTGCTGGAGCAGGCCGAGGTGCACGGCCACGCCATCATCAACGTCCCGCAGGACGACGAGGGCGCCATGTACTCGTTCTCGGTCGGGGCGTGGCGCAGGTTCGGCGTCGCCGAGGCGGTGGTGGTCGGCCTCGACCACGAGTACGCCGAGGTCCTGATCAGGGCCTACGTGGACCGCGCCAGCCGCGGCGAGCGGTTCCTGCCCGGCAAGCTGTACTTCGACTTCCTCGAGAACGCCCCGGTGACCTTCGAGCGGGTGTTCCGCGGCTTCTACCCGGAGTTCCTGGGCAGCGCGTTCCTCCTCTACGGCTCGGGCGACTTCGCCGCGGTGCAGATCCTGGTGCCCTCGGGCGACGGGAAGTGGCCGTGGCAGCGCGACGCGCCCCCCGGCTTCGCAGACTGGCAGCTGCTGCTCACCGAGAGCGGCAGGCCGGAGAGCTGGGCGCCGGGGGTCAGCGGGCCCTGA
- a CDS encoding cytochrome P450 translates to MSSSAPLLTLKTATSLLVLRTSLRARAALGDPVARLLDTSPRWDRNREQERVRAGGRLGRSDLGMRVTASHAVCGQVLRDPAFGVLQPLPPPELPGPRGRLVNPVTDSFLTLNPPDHGRLRRLAAPWFTPRGLRARQESVRRVVDEHLDALAGRERFDLVEDFAARVPVRVIADLLGVPGGDHSAFGRWGSAIISALDGVRSVRQARALEVALAEFEAFLGDLVEHRRREPGDDVVSALAAEPGLSREDLLATTELLLVAGFETTVNLIGNAVLVLLDRPEDRERLVAEEAWAEAVVEEVLRLDPPVRYTLRAPFEPVELAGSRVRPMTPVMLLLAGANRDPEVFAEPDRFLPGRERGREHLAFSSGIHYCLGAGLARMEAVAALRGLFRRFPDLRLAGRVRSRRSGTIRGPVSLPVSTSVGHTIELNKR, encoded by the coding sequence ATGTCGAGCAGCGCTCCACTCCTCACCCTCAAGACCGCGACCTCCCTGCTGGTGCTGCGCACCTCGCTGCGCGCCCGAGCCGCCCTGGGCGACCCGGTCGCCCGCCTGCTGGACACCTCGCCGCGCTGGGACCGGAACCGGGAGCAGGAACGCGTGCGCGCGGGCGGGCGCCTGGGGCGGAGCGACCTCGGGATGCGCGTCACCGCCTCGCACGCCGTGTGCGGCCAGGTGCTGCGCGACCCGGCCTTCGGGGTGCTCCAGCCGCTGCCACCGCCGGAGCTGCCCGGCCCGCGGGGGCGGCTGGTGAACCCGGTGACGGACTCGTTCCTCACCCTCAACCCGCCCGACCACGGCAGGCTGCGCAGGCTGGCCGCCCCGTGGTTCACCCCGCGCGGCCTGCGGGCCAGGCAGGAGTCGGTGCGGCGGGTGGTCGACGAGCACCTGGACGCGCTGGCGGGCCGGGAGCGGTTCGACCTGGTGGAGGACTTCGCGGCGCGGGTCCCGGTGCGGGTGATCGCGGACCTGCTGGGCGTGCCGGGCGGCGACCACTCGGCGTTCGGCCGCTGGGGCAGCGCGATCATCTCGGCGCTGGACGGGGTGCGCTCGGTGCGGCAGGCGCGGGCGCTGGAAGTGGCGCTGGCGGAGTTCGAGGCGTTCCTCGGGGACCTGGTCGAGCACCGCAGGCGCGAGCCGGGCGACGACGTGGTCAGCGCGCTGGCGGCGGAGCCGGGGCTCTCGCGCGAGGACCTGCTGGCGACCACGGAGCTGCTGCTGGTGGCCGGGTTCGAGACGACGGTGAACCTGATCGGGAACGCGGTGCTGGTGCTGCTGGACCGGCCGGAGGACCGGGAGCGGCTGGTCGCGGAGGAGGCGTGGGCGGAGGCCGTGGTGGAGGAGGTGCTGCGGCTGGACCCGCCGGTGCGGTACACGCTGCGGGCGCCGTTCGAGCCGGTGGAGCTGGCGGGGTCGCGGGTGCGGCCCATGACGCCGGTGATGCTGCTGCTGGCGGGCGCGAACCGGGACCCCGAGGTGTTCGCCGAGCCGGACCGGTTCCTGCCGGGGCGCGAGCGCGGGCGCGAGCACCTGGCGTTCTCCTCGGGCATCCACTACTGCCTGGGGGCCGGGTTGGCGCGGATGGAGGCGGTGGCCGCGCTGCGCGGGCTGTTCAGGCGCTTCCCCGACCTGAGGCTCGCGGGACGGGTGCGCTCGCGGCGGTCGGGAACGATCCGGGGGCCGGTGTCCCTGCCCGTTTCCACTTCCGTGGGTCACACGATCGAGCTGAACAAGCGCTGA
- a CDS encoding Scr1 family TA system antitoxin-like transcriptional regulator: MRAGDGVSSWPLRSPSKRIAVDVVDLVRLVGGSQRGDERRARSLVCYEVLVVPEWLRTADYALAYGGDNGFGNGEQGGPWGSGQGGSWGSGQGGVGADLRSAGVSGGDVEPGPSTPPPDSAFYLHEAVLHTPVGGPGAHARQLLALAASPWPVRVVPFGVGARPALARPFVYLEFADAPPVAYSGGRVESAGPHREALAVLEELALGVDASRALLATWKTAAQGPFAGHGAACTSDTPDSH, from the coding sequence GTGAGAGCAGGGGACGGGGTGTCGTCGTGGCCGCTCCGGTCACCGTCGAAGCGGATCGCGGTCGACGTCGTCGACCTGGTGCGCCTGGTGGGCGGCAGCCAGCGGGGTGATGAGCGGCGGGCCCGGTCGCTGGTCTGCTACGAGGTGCTGGTCGTGCCGGAGTGGTTGCGCACTGCGGATTACGCGCTGGCCTACGGGGGCGACAACGGTTTCGGGAACGGTGAGCAGGGTGGCCCCTGGGGCAGCGGGCAGGGTGGTTCCTGGGGCAGCGGGCAGGGCGGCGTCGGGGCTGACCTCCGGAGTGCCGGTGTGAGCGGCGGTGACGTCGAGCCGGGTCCGTCGACCCCGCCCCCGGACTCGGCCTTCTACCTGCACGAGGCCGTCCTGCACACCCCCGTCGGCGGGCCCGGCGCGCACGCTCGGCAGCTGCTGGCGCTCGCCGCCTCGCCGTGGCCGGTCCGGGTGGTGCCGTTCGGGGTCGGGGCGCGGCCTGCGCTGGCCAGGCCGTTCGTCTACCTGGAGTTCGCCGACGCGCCCCCGGTCGCCTACTCCGGCGGGCGGGTGGAGAGCGCTGGGCCGCACCGGGAGGCGCTCGCCGTGCTGGAGGAGCTCGCGCTGGGAGTCGACGCCTCGCGGGCGCTGCTGGCCACGTGGAAAACCGCCGCTCAAGGACCGTTCGCGGGGCATGGCGCTGCGTGCACATCGGACACCCCCGATTCCCATTGA
- a CDS encoding TIGR03086 family metal-binding protein, producing MGTPCADWTVRDLVDHLVREQLWAPELLAGCTVEQVGDRFDGDRLGVDPRHSWVLAASAAREAWIEPDALAKRVRLSSGEAGADEYGWQMTLDLTVHAWDLATAVGADRRVDAGLAEAVLAFAEREADAWSGSGLFADPVPVGADADAQTRLVALLGRRP from the coding sequence CTGGGCACGCCCTGCGCGGACTGGACGGTGCGCGACCTGGTGGACCACCTCGTGCGGGAGCAGCTGTGGGCGCCGGAGCTGCTGGCCGGGTGCACGGTCGAGCAGGTCGGCGACCGGTTCGACGGCGACCGGCTCGGCGTGGACCCCCGGCACTCGTGGGTGCTGGCCGCGTCCGCCGCGCGGGAGGCCTGGATCGAGCCGGACGCGCTGGCCAAGCGGGTGCGGCTCAGCTCCGGTGAGGCGGGCGCGGACGAGTACGGGTGGCAGATGACGCTCGACCTGACCGTGCACGCCTGGGACCTGGCCACCGCGGTCGGCGCGGACCGGCGGGTGGACGCGGGGCTCGCCGAGGCGGTGCTGGCGTTCGCCGAGCGCGAGGCGGACGCGTGGAGCGGGAGCGGGCTGTTCGCCGACCCGGTGCCGGTCGGGGCGGACGCCGACGCGCAGACCAGGCTCGTCGCGCTGCTCGGGCGCAGACCCTGA
- a CDS encoding TetR/AcrR family transcriptional regulator, with protein MPRVSQDHLDARRRQILDGSRACFARFGYEGATVRRLEEGTGLSRGAIFHHFRDKESLFLALAEDDAIRMADVVAEQGLVQVMRELLATPRHDDGEQHPADWLGTRLEVSRRLRTDPEFRGRWAERSSQLTDATRQRLLRQREAGNLRDDVDVAVLTSFLELVLEGLVSHLAMGLPADDLEPVLDLVEESVRRHRRTG; from the coding sequence GTGCCCAGGGTGAGTCAGGACCACCTAGACGCCCGCCGCCGCCAGATCCTGGACGGCTCGCGTGCCTGCTTCGCGCGCTTCGGCTACGAGGGCGCCACCGTGCGCCGCCTCGAAGAGGGTACCGGCCTGTCCAGGGGAGCCATCTTCCACCACTTCCGGGACAAGGAGTCGCTGTTCCTGGCGCTGGCCGAGGACGACGCGATCCGCATGGCCGACGTGGTGGCCGAGCAGGGCCTGGTCCAGGTGATGCGAGAGCTGCTCGCAACCCCGCGCCACGACGACGGCGAGCAGCACCCGGCGGACTGGCTGGGCACCCGCCTCGAGGTGTCGAGGCGACTGCGCACGGACCCGGAGTTCCGCGGGCGCTGGGCGGAGCGCTCCAGCCAGCTCACCGACGCGACCAGGCAGCGCCTCCTGCGCCAGCGCGAGGCGGGCAACCTCCGCGACGACGTGGACGTGGCCGTCCTGACGTCGTTCCTGGAGCTGGTCCTGGAGGGCCTGGTCTCCCACCTGGCCATGGGCCTCCCCGCAGACGACCTGGAACCGGTCCTGGACCTGGTGGAGGAATCCGTCCGCCGCCACCGCCGCACAGGCTGA
- a CDS encoding TetR/AcrR family transcriptional regulator has product MRQSNRTKILEAAFALVQREGLTRLTLESVAVEAGLTKGGLMYHFPAREALLVALHQWLAEQWEAQLEAEAGKKAADTTATERLTAYARVSLESATRADLQLMLESVPHEETTWPWADVLARWSEPAENAEHDDAALTRLVARLAADGLWMYQALGYGELSPELRGRLTERITRLVEDAERG; this is encoded by the coding sequence ATGCGACAGAGCAACCGCACGAAGATCCTGGAGGCGGCCTTCGCGCTCGTCCAGCGGGAGGGGCTGACCCGGTTGACGCTGGAGTCGGTCGCGGTGGAGGCCGGGCTGACCAAGGGCGGCCTGATGTACCACTTCCCGGCGCGCGAGGCGCTGCTCGTGGCGCTGCACCAGTGGCTGGCCGAGCAGTGGGAGGCGCAGCTGGAGGCGGAGGCGGGCAAGAAGGCCGCCGACACCACGGCGACCGAGCGGCTGACGGCGTACGCGCGGGTGTCGCTGGAGAGCGCGACGCGGGCGGACCTGCAGCTGATGCTGGAGTCGGTGCCGCACGAGGAGACGACCTGGCCGTGGGCGGACGTGCTGGCGAGGTGGAGCGAGCCAGCCGAGAACGCCGAGCACGACGACGCGGCGCTCACCAGGCTGGTCGCGCGGCTGGCCGCCGACGGGCTGTGGATGTACCAGGCGCTCGGCTACGGCGAGCTGTCGCCGGAGCTGCGCGGGCGGCTCACCGAGCGGATCACCCGGCTGGTGGAGGACGCCGAGCGGGGATGA
- a CDS encoding cytochrome P450 family protein has protein sequence MTNPVLDPRDPKTLLDPFTAHSTAREQSPIALMPVPGLGDLRVATRHDDAKAVLSDPRLRVGANSFTGLPGIPAHCLRYMRTMSELNGPEHQRVRRLATPAFTARRAAGFRPRITELVTALLDALPDDGEADLLADYAAPLPSDVVCELVGIPEADRERWRAHGSAVVSGNLQGLVAAVPDVIEGAKAAIAHRRAHPGDDLLSWLLEVEDGLTDTELVTLVWHLVLAGQTPANLVVNALEALLTHPDQLALLRERPELAPRAVEELTRWASPQLMATPRFAAGEVEVGGEPVPAGAPVVASLVGANRDPRAYTDPDRLDLTRAEGGHLAYGHGPHFCLGAAFAKVETEVAITELLARYPVVELAETPERVPDGGTWRLASLRVRLSRTA, from the coding sequence GTGACCAACCCCGTCCTCGACCCCCGCGACCCCAAGACCCTGCTCGACCCCTTCACCGCGCACAGCACCGCCCGCGAGCAGTCCCCCATCGCCCTGATGCCCGTCCCCGGCCTGGGCGACCTGCGCGTCGCCACCCGCCACGACGACGCCAAGGCCGTGCTGTCCGACCCCCGCCTGCGGGTGGGCGCGAACAGCTTCACCGGCCTCCCCGGCATCCCCGCCCACTGCCTCCGCTACATGCGCACGATGTCCGAGCTGAACGGCCCCGAGCACCAGCGCGTCCGCAGGCTCGCCACGCCCGCGTTCACCGCCCGCCGCGCCGCCGGGTTCCGCCCCAGGATCACCGAGCTGGTGACCGCCCTCCTCGACGCGCTGCCCGACGACGGCGAGGCCGACCTGCTCGCCGACTACGCCGCCCCGCTGCCCAGCGACGTCGTCTGCGAGCTCGTCGGCATCCCCGAGGCGGACCGGGAGCGGTGGCGCGCCCACGGCTCGGCCGTCGTCTCCGGGAACCTTCAAGGCCTCGTCGCCGCCGTCCCCGACGTCATCGAAGGCGCGAAGGCGGCCATCGCGCACCGCCGCGCGCACCCCGGCGACGACCTGCTGTCCTGGCTGCTGGAGGTCGAGGACGGCCTCACCGACACCGAGCTGGTCACCCTCGTCTGGCACCTCGTGCTCGCGGGCCAGACCCCGGCCAACCTCGTCGTCAACGCCCTGGAGGCCCTGCTGACCCACCCCGACCAGCTGGCCCTCCTGCGCGAGCGCCCCGAGCTGGCCCCGCGCGCGGTGGAGGAGCTGACCCGCTGGGCGAGCCCGCAGCTGATGGCCACCCCGAGGTTCGCGGCCGGGGAGGTGGAGGTCGGCGGCGAGCCGGTCCCCGCGGGCGCGCCGGTCGTCGCGTCCCTGGTCGGCGCGAACCGCGACCCGCGCGCCTACACCGACCCGGACCGCCTCGACCTCACCCGCGCCGAGGGCGGCCACCTCGCCTACGGCCACGGCCCGCACTTCTGCCTGGGCGCGGCGTTCGCGAAGGTCGAGACCGAGGTCGCGATCACCGAGCTGTTGGCGCGCTACCCGGTCGTCGAGCTGGCCGAGACCCCCGAGCGGGTCCCGGACGGCGGCACCTGGCGGCTGGCGTCGTTGCGGGTGCGCTTGTCCCGAACCGCTTGA
- a CDS encoding TetR/AcrR family transcriptional regulator — protein sequence MGVARLTRAQTQERTRAAVLAAARAEFAERGYRDVRVDAIAERAELTRGAVYSNFPGKRALYLAVLADLVERTPPPPGACPGRTLEEALGALARTWVAPVPDGIGRALPPELAGEVADVLGALAGVNAVLLGLAAEALAGVRWDGPIHTRRVRLAELVLALLHGARQLGSLPGGAGAPAAYDVVSACERLSGLVMDDWWAPAEAAVEAREDDREWATPEGLVDLVRGRGVAPGAGVGWALGDGSVAVTGGGPVAVPAGGFAVPGGEVVAVPGDGVVAVLGVRRWGAVERVARCGVPVTIALVTDTPTEVLPLVRAVVGELCAAVRVAFPETAWPEVRLVCDPGGRLATAAGFAETGDTTEAAALLSGGRVVATAEGTGAVTAVLGARSLSREG from the coding sequence GTGGGCGTGGCGCGGCTGACCAGGGCGCAGACGCAGGAGCGGACGAGGGCCGCGGTGCTGGCCGCCGCGCGCGCCGAGTTCGCCGAGCGCGGGTACCGGGACGTGAGGGTCGACGCCATCGCCGAGCGCGCCGAGCTGACCAGGGGCGCGGTCTACTCCAACTTCCCCGGCAAGCGGGCGCTGTACCTGGCGGTGCTGGCCGACCTGGTCGAGCGCACCCCACCCCCGCCGGGGGCCTGTCCGGGGCGGACCCTGGAGGAGGCGCTGGGGGCGCTGGCGAGGACGTGGGTGGCGCCGGTGCCCGACGGGATCGGCCGCGCGCTGCCGCCCGAGCTGGCGGGTGAGGTGGCGGACGTGCTGGGCGCGCTGGCGGGGGTCAACGCCGTGCTGCTCGGCCTGGCGGCCGAGGCCCTGGCCGGGGTGCGCTGGGACGGCCCGATCCACACCCGCCGGGTGCGCTTGGCCGAGCTCGTGCTGGCGCTGCTGCACGGGGCGCGGCAGCTGGGCTCCCTGCCGGGTGGGGCGGGGGCGCCTGCGGCGTACGACGTGGTGAGCGCGTGCGAGCGGTTGTCGGGGCTGGTGATGGACGACTGGTGGGCGCCTGCGGAGGCCGCGGTCGAGGCGCGGGAGGACGACCGGGAGTGGGCGACCCCCGAGGGGTTGGTCGACCTGGTGCGCGGGAGAGGCGTCGCGCCTGGTGCCGGGGTGGGTTGGGCGCTTGGTGACGGGTCGGTTGCCGTGACCGGTGGCGGGCCGGTCGCTGTGCCTGCTGGTGGTTTCGCTGTGCCTGGTGGCGAGGTGGTCGCCGTGCCGGGTGATGGGGTGGTCGCAGTGCTGGGCGTGCGGCGCTGGGGCGCGGTGGAGCGGGTGGCGCGTTGTGGTGTGCCGGTGACGATCGCACTGGTGACCGACACGCCCACCGAGGTGCTGCCACTGGTGCGGGCGGTGGTGGGGGAGCTGTGCGCGGCGGTGCGGGTGGCGTTCCCCGAGACGGCGTGGCCAGAGGTGCGTCTGGTGTGTGATCCGGGTGGGCGGCTCGCGACTGCGGCCGGGTTCGCCGAGACCGGGGACACGACCGAGGCGGCGGCCCTGCTGTCCGGCGGCCGAGTGGTGGCGACCGCTGAGGGAACCGGCGCGGTCACGGCGGTTCTCGGTGCCCGATCACTCAGCAGGGAGGGGTGA